The nucleotide sequence TTCTCGCTAACACTGACCAACGTCAACACGAATaacaatggtgataatgataatgatgatgatgatgatgatactactactactactactactactactactactactacttctactactattgctactgctactactactactactactactactactactactactttaactactactgttactactactactattattactactaccactactactactactactactactactactactactaataataataataataataataatacttctactgctactactactactactactactactactactactactactgctactttttcttatgtaggaggaacaccagctatggcaacaaaaatcctcccccccaaaaaatgcccactgagatgccagtcccagaaaagggtccaaagcggtagtcaaaagctggaggataagtgtcttgaaacctcccttttgaaggaattcaagtcataggaaggtggaaatacagaagcaggcaggaagttccagagtttaccagagaaagggatgaatgattgagaatactggttaactcttgcattagagaagtgggcagaataggggtgagaaaaagaagcagcgaggtcttgtgcagcgaggccgcgggaggatgggaggcatgcagttagcaagatcagaagagcagttagcatgaaaataacggtagaagatagcaagagatgcaacattgcggcggtgagagagaggctgaagacagtcagttagaggagagaagttgatgagacgaaaagcttttgattccaatctgtctagaagagtggtatgagtggaaccccccccccagacatgtgaagcatactccatacatggacggataaggcccttgtacagagtcagcagctggggggaaaactggcggagacgtctcagaacgcctaacttcatagaagctgttttacttagagatgaaatgtgaagtttccggtttagattataaataaagaatagaccgaggatgttcattgtagaagagggagacagttgattatcattgaagaagaggggataattgtctggaaggttgtgccgagttaatagatggaggaatcgagttttcgaggtattgaacaatactaagtttactctgacccaatcataaattttagagagatcagaagtcaggggttctgtggcttccctgcgtgaactgtttacttactagagggttagacgtctatgaaaagacgtggaaaagtgcagggtggtatcatcagcgtaggagtggataggacaaaaaagtttagtttagaagatcattgatgaataacaggaagagagtggataacagaacagaaccttgaggaacaccactgttaatagatttaggagaactgtctaccacagtagcaatagaacagtcagagaggaaacttgagatgaagttacagagagaaggatagaagccgtagaaaggtagtttggaaatcaaagctttgtgccagactctatcaaaagcttttgatatgtccaaggcaacagcaaaactttcaccaaaatctctaaaagaggatgaccaagactcagtaaggaaagccagaagatcaccagtagaacggtcttgacggaacccatactggcgatcagatagaaggttgtgaagtgatagatgtttaagaatcttcctgatgaggatagattcaaaaattttagataggcaggaaatcaaaacaataggacggtaatttgagggattagaacggtcaccctttttaggaacaggttgaatgaaggcaaacttccagcaagaaggaaaggtagatgttgacggacagagctgaaagagtttgactaggcaaggtgcaagcacggaggcacagtttcggagaacaataggaaggaccccatcaggtccataagccttccgagggtttaagcaagtgagggcatggaaaacatcattgcgatgGATTTTAaaaggtaacatgaagtagtcagagggtggaggaaagtgaggagcaagccctgaatcgtccaaggtaaagtttttagcaaaggtttgaaagaagagttcagctttagagatatatgtgatagcagtggtggcatctggttgaaataaaggagggaaagaagaatcaaagttattgaagatgtttttggctagatgccagaagtcacgtggGGAGTTAGCTACTAAGAGtaacactactattactattaacacTATTAATATTGGGAAAGCAGGACCTGAATATCAAATGACTTTATGATCATATGATATCAGCACCAAAAATTGTCCCATTGCCAAGGTACCTGTTTCCATCCCTGTGTCTCCAATGTACAATTGTACAATTGTACAAGCACTTCGTGTTTATTGTTCATTAtcagtactactgctgctactactaacaataacaacaacaccatcaaacAGCACTAACACTGACAATAACAAACGATAATAATCTGTGCTAAAGGAACGCCACTATATGACGAATGACTATCAATGTTTCAGATGGCCGAGGTGGGTCTCGCCAACGGTGCCGTGAAGTCAGTGAAGCTGGGCTGCTTCGCCGAACGCAAGTTGTCCAAGAATAAAGGTAGGCGGGTCGTGAACAAAAAGCATTAAATGTGAACCTGGAGCCACCTTGCCAagcccccctcactccctccgcTGAGGACGTCGCAGTATGGGGACGCCGCAGCAAGATTCCATCGGATGCAATGTGTCGGCGGAGATTCTTTGTGCCAGCTGAACGAAATGTTATAACTTTGAAGTTGTTGATGCATGTTCATTCAAGATATTTCAAGAGTTATCTGTGAGTCCATCAGTTCGAATTAACCAGGAAGTATTGTAAACGTGTGGATGATTACCAGATGCATTGTCAAAATAAAGACAGAAGTAGCTGAGTATGAGGAAGATAACACACAAGACGTTTATTTCAAAATCttcgaggacgaggagggagacaTAATAAAGTGAGAGATCGTGTGATTCTCCGCATTCTaggaatacatacatacttgaAGCTATACACCAAGTGTTCTGCCTATCTGAAGTGGTGTAGGCCAGCTGTGCCTAGCAGGGGATGGTATACACCTATCATGGCCCTGGATTGGGAAAGCAGGATCCCAAATGACTTTATAATCATATGATATCAGCACCAATCGTCCCATTGCCAAAGTACCTGTTTCCATCCCTGTCTCCAATGTTATCCTTGTACAAGCACTTCGTGCTTATCGTTCATTATCATCTGAAGATTAAACTACATAGGCATTTATTGCTCCAAGATATTAAAGTCTCTATACAGACTCCATTCCTCTTGTAGTTCATTCTCAGTGTGTTGATACTTTCACCAAGTGTAACAAATCCATGTTCCTATTCCTATTCGCCATTTTAGGAGCCGCCAGCTGACTGTGGAGCATGGGAATGGGGCTGCAATATACATGTAAATGAAAGACACAGTCGACGCTCATTGAATCatgccatcacacacacacacacacacacacacacacacactgcagtgtgagaaaaataaaaacaaaagaattgcAAGCCAAGTCGAGAAATTAGTCCCACAGGTCAGGGATGAACGTTAACAATTAACACCGGGTCACTATTGCATGAATGAATCTATCTTTGTGATGCACCAAACGCTACCaatcccctctctctttgtGAGCACTACACCAATGGTCACTCTCCCCGCCACCAGATTGCCTCACAATGACGCCATGAAGGCACTCTCGATTACCTCCCTCTTCCTGCTCGGTAAGTACTGGTCCACAGGCGTCATGTGTAAATTTATCTCGCACAGGACAGCAGTGAATAATTGCTTCTCTTGTGACATGGAGATCAGTGAAGgggaaggatatatatataaaccgtatggaaaattaataaaatgctAATGTTTGGTTTGGTGACGCAACCAATTCAGGAAATCTACCAAAACTATGAACACAAAGGCTATACTGAAAGGAAACTACACCGTCCATGatctacctttattttttacttgttttgtagTACAGTTCGGTAAACTGTTGCTTATGACTCGTGAAATGTGCAAATATTTTTAGACATCTGCTTCTTAAATGGAGTGAAGGCTGAAAGAACTCCACTCATTCTTGTCATCATTGCTCATTAACCTCTCGCAATTCATTAAATTTGTGTTAAActattcatttacttcttttattttttctatatgtgcatttatttattttttaggccAATTTAAGGCAGGCGTTCTTTTCGTTAGTATTTCTTTTTCGTATCACAATCACTGGCTTCCTCTCCTGGGTGAGCAATAACAAAGTGTGTCCCTAACCACGGTACTTATTGGAAACACGACTCCACAGAAAACGTGGACACATACAGACCTGCATCGTGTAAAAAGAAACCAtgccaaaaaaaacacaaaaaaagaggggaggggggaaaggaaggggattaGGGATTTGATCTTTTAAATTGCACTATTTTCTTCTTAAACATATTTACATGGTAAGTAAATAATACTAATTCCTACAGTATACCCTTGTTCATTAACTGTAACTttgaatacaaaataatagataTGCAGAAAACAAGCAGTGCCACTTGGCGACGGTTGGGATCGATCGTGTTGAAGTGAAAAATTTCGGGTAAATCCAATTAAAACTAAGATATTTTAAGTTGAACCTAAATCgtgtttaaaaaaatatgttcATGCAAACcgagagtcacacacacacacacacacacacacacacacacacacacacacacacacacacacacacacctttgatttttcaagctaaaaaacattgctactgtggtagacgatcactgttctcctaaatctattaacagtggtgttcctcagggttctgtcctgttacccactctcttcctattattcatcaatgatctaaatcaaacttcttgccctatccactcctacgctgatgatacaaccctgcacttttcaacgTCTTTTAATAGAcatctaacccttcaggaagtaaacagttcatgcagggaagcctcAGAAcccctgacttttgatctctctaaaatttatgattagggcaaagcaaacttagtattgttcaatgcctcaaaaactcaattcctccatctatcaattcgacacaaccttccagacaactatctctcTTCAATGACAgtgaactgtccccctcttcgacactgaacatcctcagtctgtcctttacttaaaatctaaactggaaacttcacatctcatctattgctaaaatagcttctatgaagctagATATTCTGattcgtctccgccagtttttctcacacccccctCCTGCTAATTTTGTACAGAGTCCCTATCTGTCCATATATGGAGAATGCTTCACCTATATGGCTGGGGGCAGAGGGGAacggtttccactcatacctctattttagacagggtggaatcaaaagcttttcgtctcatcaacccctctcctctaactgactgtcttcaccctctttctcatcgccgcaatgttacatctcttgctatcttctatcgatattttcatgctaactgctattctgatcttgctaactgcatgctttccctcctcccgcggtctcgctgcacaagactttcttctttctctcatccctgttctgtccacctctctaaaataagagttaaccagtattctcaatcattcattcctttctctgataaactctggaactctctgcctgcttctcgatgatccttttgacatcgcttttgggactggcacctcagtgggatttttcctcttttttgtttcctttgacCAGTGAcctcacgcaaaaaaaaaaaaaaaaaaataaaaaataaaaataaataaataaataaaataataataataatgcatctTATGGATTTTCGTCATcgttatagagagagagagagagagagagagagagagagagagagagagagagagagagagagagagagagagagagggagattcaATAAATAGATCATATTTACCGTTGAGCAATCTTTCCAAAGAGAGTTTATAAACCATATTAGTTTTGTACGTGATGTGAGAGATGTTGAGTCTactgtaatgagagagagagagagagagagagagagagagagagagagagagagagagagagagagagagagagagagagagagagagagagagagagagagagagagagagagaaagcccgCCAGCAGGAGCCCCTCGCACACCTTCCACCCTGCACCCATCACCCCCTGTGCATTCCGGGACGTAAAGTGTTCCGTGAATGAGAaacagagagataaaggagTCAGTTTTAGGACCACTGCTATCTTTGATAAACATTAATGATCTAGGTAATAGAATTAGTAGCTATGTTAGTAAATGCTGACGACATGAGAATAGGTGGTTAATTAGGTAGGACTCTGATGCAGTATCCTTGTAGACATGTGGCAAGTGCAATTTGATATTTGCATATGAAAAGTACTTAGCGTGGGTAGAAGAGACCCACAGttctgaacgagtattttttaactgtcttcacgcAGGAAAATGTGCAGAAAATGCCAGATATTGAATAGATTCTTAAAGCAGAAGAGactgagaagctgacagatatttccataactaaggagatagtggagcaaGAGATAGacaggctgaaaaaaaaaaaattagtcacCATgacctgaagtaatattaaagttatatttggtgctgaTCAGAGCTCATCTAGATTATCTTGTGCAGTTCTGGCCCCCATATTACAAATATTACAAGAATCAGTAcgaaggagaatgactaaaatgatacaggggatgaggcgTGTTACTTATgaaacgagactgaagctgttaaatttacattccttagagagatgtagctttaagaggggacctgatagaagtctttaagtggtataggggttatataacaagaagaacataaacaaaattcttatgatcaataatcaggatagaaaaagaaataacgggttcaagcttgataaacttcggttcaagaaagagagggaaggaaatggttctgagtggtaaatgaatggaacggaTTCAGTAATAAGGATGTTAGTGCcgaatcattagggagctttgaaaggaGGTTAGACAGATTTacggatggggataataggtggaaataggtaggtatgtttcatacagggactgccatgtgtaggtctgatgactttttgctgcttcccttattttctttatgttcttatgtcagAGATGAGACGCAGAGTTGACGATCGTGCGAATAACGTGAGGCGAGCACagctatttattattattattattattattattattattattatcattattattattattattattattattattattatcattattattattattggtagtagtagtagtagtagtagtagtagtagtagtagtagtagtagtagtagtagtactactactactactactactactactactattattattattattattattattattattattattattattattattattattattatgttatcaaTATCACAACTATAATCACTCTTCTGCTTGCCTACATATTTTTATGGAAATAGAATTCTTTGTGTCTGCATTAGAATTACATTTCTCTTTTGCCCAAAAAACCGTGCTTTATATGGGCCACTTGCGGATTTTTCATGTATTCTAAGTAATCACACAGTAAATAAATAGTTTGTAAGTATAATAAAATGTTTCAAAAGTTTAGAAATTATGCAGTTGTCTCCCAACTAAAGGGCGAATATTAAGAAGACGTGAACCTGCAGTAATCGTGAAGGAGAGGAGTCATCAGAGACCAGAGGATGGACGCCATTTGTTGTGACTTTGTgaaaagagttcagctttatctGCATTTTTCGTGCACATAGTGTTACCACATCCCCTCTGGCCACGCCGGAGTGGTATATCAGTGGACACTCGCTCTGCCCGCCATCAGTGTCTGACAGCGGCAGCATGAGGGTACTActtatcttctccctcttcgtGGTCGGTAAGTGGCCTCGAGCACCGCAGACCTCGCCCGTGTGGCGTGCAGGACGCGCGGCCCGTGTACCAAGCTGACGCTAATGACAGTGGAGGGTCGTGCAGGACGAACACCTAGTTAACAGAGAAGAGGGAGGCGATAGTGTGTCTCAGATCTGATCTACACATGTTTGTTGCTTGAGAAACGTTTATGCCAAAGTCACTTCAAAGTAATCGAGGCCTCACTCACTGCAAACACCACACAAAACTGAGTGAGCGTCGAAACACGTCCCTCCTTGTCAGTCTCCAGGCGGTCACCGAAGCAGTGACTTGGCCTTTCCTTCGTGCATGTGTTTCTTTGAACCTTCTCATTCCTGCAGTAATGGAAGGAAGACTCTCCTCCCATTACCACTCCTTCAGCTCATCTCCTCACTCCTGGTTTTCTTCTTGTATCATAATGAACAATGTACGCTCTTAAGCACAACTGCTCTTTATAAACAAATGTCTATGAgcccccccccacaaaaaaaaaaatacacacatatgGAGAGCCGTCAtatttctcatatatatatatatatatatatatatatatatatatatatatatatatatatatatatatatatatatatatatatatatatatatatatatatatatatatcatattaatgtgtgtgtgtgtgtgtgtgtgtgtgtgtgtgtgtgtgtgtgtgtgtgtgtgtctgcgtgtgtgagGTTGTTAATGAATTAACATCTTTTCCTTTAGGAGGGTGTGACGACTTCATTCAGCTGTTCGGGGGCGATAAGTTCTTGGATCCAGTCGTCAATCTGCATGAAGACATGGATCATATAAGTGATCTGGGAAGCCTGGAGATGGACAATATAATCAAATGCATTTATAGAATTGGCTTGTACGTGATCGTGGATTAGAAAAAgaattcttacacacacacacacacacacacacacacacacacacctacacacaaaGTCTTGTGTAATGTGTATGGTTTCTCCTACAGGTGGCTCCTGTACGACGATGTAAATTTTAAGGGAAGGGTGTATTACGTGGAACCTGATAAGAAATGGGTGGACCTGCCACCTGAGTACCGAGACACGGTAAGTGGTGGCGCGGCTTGATGGCCACTGCGGTGTAGCTGCTGGATTCCATTATTGccctttttcgtcttttccatGTATTACTTCAGCTATTTGTCTTTATTGTTCATTTTCAATTAATAGTCGCGTTGTATGTCAAATGAAGGCAGTTATCAAATTTAATTTCCCTGACTTctaattctttcttatttttttcctcagttcTCTTCCCTTCGCAGAATTAAGACGAGAGGTGCGGACAAGGTCAGCCTTTTCCGAACTTCCTCGTTTACAGGCGAAGAACTACAAGTGTGGCGTAATGCGGAGGAAATTGACCTGCCTCATAACAAGGCATGTTCGTTAATAGTCATTGGAAAATCCCCATGGACTGTGTACACGTAAGTGAGCCATTACAGCGTCTGCTCATCCATCTTTGAGCAGGAAAATTTAAGTAGCCTAGTCAAGGTTATAGGACACTGATTCAGGGAGGCTCAAGTGCCCAAGTAAGAGCCTAAAAGTATGCGACTATAATCCAAAGACTGATCGTGTGATTCAACTGACAGGTTGAGACAGGTAAAGTTAGATTTCGAAGAGACGTGACTATCTCGAGTATGCGCAGTGCTGAATCTTTTACACAGTAGTCCCGTGCAATTACACCCGGCACAATGAAATTCAGATTCGTCATTCAGGCCACAAGAGAGACGAGTGTAGGACGCGGCATCAAATGACGCGGTTCGCAATGCCAAGGGTGTGGTGGAAGTATCATGTTAAAGTGAGGGAGCTCGTTAGCTGAGactaaaaaaacactattcATTAAATATGTAGTGGCTAGCCAGAGAAGGCAGGTGTTGTGAGGTAAAGCTCGACTTGAGAAAGATTAGGGAGCATTGGATAGATGGTAAGATATTTGGTTGGATGGGGTCATGTTTGTGCGACAGGCAACAAAACGTTATGATTAATGGCTTtaaatccgagtgggatcaGGTAATTAGTGTGATGCCATAGGGATCGGTTCTAAGACCATTCTATTTTTTACATGCATTAGTTTATCTAGAAAGTGGGATTAGTAgcgatattaaaaaaaagagatagaaaggaactGGTGCACAAATGGTTGATTAATGGAATagattcagtaatcaggttgttaatgctgactcattagggaactttaagagaaaattgacGAATtcatagatggggatgataaaaggaaatagtTAGGTGTGCTTcagcagggactgccacgtgtagacctgaaggcttcctgcagcttcccttgttttttatgttttgttcttATGTGAGGTGTGCCACAGTGCGGTGAGTGCTCAGATAAGGCGAAGGAATCTGCTGGACATGAGCAGCAGGTGTATGTAAGAATGCCACTGGGTATGGCGTGAAGGGCGCCGCTCTGACTGCGACAAGagagtggcggtggcggtgtgagaagagggaggaggaggaggggagtgggaggagaggagtcaGAGGGCAGGCCGCggtggagtgagggagagaagtgaacaagggaggagggaggagcgggTGCGGTTCAGAGTTTATACTGCAACGGATTGTTTCTTTTTCAACAGAGCATCCCCTAATATTCtaacttgtttattttctagCGGTAAATTCCTTGATGGGGACAAGGCATGTGTTAATGCAACTGTCAAATATGAGGAGAAGTTAATCGGTTTCTACCCAACTGTGAGTTACGACACCTTGACAGTACTGAGCTGAACTGAACAAAAATAAGTTACCATTaatcaataaaacaaatttCCTCGGCCGAGAAGTACGCTATGTTATCAcaccttttattatttcagGTGAAGTCGATGGGCTTAAGCGAACCCGTCAAGTCAATAGTAAAGGGCTGCTACGCTTAGAGAAATGGCCGCCAGCAGGCAGCAGAGCGGGGCACCTCATGCAGCCACACCACCATAGCAGACCTGCAGGCCTCACCGCTGCGCGCACTGTgttgctgtgctgctgtgctggaTGCAATGCTGTGTGGGG is from Scylla paramamosain isolate STU-SP2022 chromosome 9, ASM3559412v1, whole genome shotgun sequence and encodes:
- the LOC135103600 gene encoding uncharacterized protein LOC135103600 yields the protein MRVLLIFSLFVVGGCDDFIQLFGGDKFLDPVVNLHEDMDHISDLGSLEMDNIIKCIYRIGLWLLYDDVNFKGRVYYVEPDKKWVDLPPEYRDTFSSLRRIKTRGADKVSLFRTSSFTGEELQVWRNAEEIDLPHNKACSLIVIGKSPWTVYTGKFLDGDKACVNATVKYEEKLIGFYPTVKSMGLSEPVKSIVKGCYA